One region of Pseudoalteromonas luteoviolacea genomic DNA includes:
- a CDS encoding type I polyketide synthase codes for MEASNDIAVIAMTGRFPGAESVEDFWQNLSQGVESVKFFDHEELKGMGIDEHLLDNPKFVAADAVLDDLDQFDARFFNISPREAEITDPQQRLFLEASWEVMEKAGYAPEKYDGVVGVYAGTALSGYMMRNLKSNRGLIERVGTFKTMLANDKDFLSTKVSYQMGLTGPSVNVNTLCSSSAVAIHLAVESLLNFQTDLSIAGGVSFQITRNEAFFYQEGNIGAPDGHCRAFDERAAGTVSGSGLGVLVLKRLEEAVEDGDNILAVIKGTAINNDGSDKASYTAPSAEGQASVITAAQEMAGVEPESVTYIEAHGTGTNLGDPIEVSGLTKSFQRQTEETGFCALGSVKTNIGHLVTAGGVASVIKTVLALQHRQIPASLNFERPNPKIDFENSPFFVNTELREWESRMGYPLRAGVSSFGIGGTNAHIVLEEAPVVEEGDQGRSALFFPLSAKTDTALDTMKKNLAEFISNNPGVSLADVAYTLQVGRNDFEHRQGFVSSNEEQLLSQLRGESFDGVFVSQQKSTDRAVVFLFPGQGSQYPDMAKSLYQTEVVFAEYVDNCAEILLPILGEDIRNVIFGDDKALVEEKLSQTQFTQPALFVIEYALAKLWQHWGIEPEAMMGHSIGEYVAACLSGVFSLNDALNIVVKRGQLMNAMAPGAMLSVNLAASEVTEQLSDDLWLAAENSDGLSVVSGTEAAIEQLEAKLAKQGIEAKRLRTSHGFHSGMMDPALAEFTACLEQIEFAELTIPFISNVTGDWITAEQATDVNYWVDHLRQPVQFAGGLTVLAEDEERLLLEVGPGQSLQQLAKRHSAASSLRMVSSLPVAKQASQAEQQLTKAVANLWLAGTNVSWSSYYETQKRLRLELPTYPFERQRYWIEEVRDGDFLQKPKHQFVDSQQLEQTASEELASLDECKFDVKLNFNDEQTEAEGVQAVQNMLELRQRIQQLCAEYLDTNKLEVNVSPVGVYGHGSAEHADSTLNQSLTDRPNITTPYVAPTTELQKEITEHWQQILGINTIGIHDNFFDIGGNSLLAATLVTKLRTRFDFEVPLVELLELPTVELLCDLIETKIWLKQNEQQQEETDAQSDDIEEFTL; via the coding sequence ATGGAAGCAAGTAACGATATTGCGGTAATTGCGATGACTGGACGATTTCCCGGTGCAGAGTCTGTGGAAGATTTTTGGCAAAATTTGTCACAGGGTGTGGAGTCAGTAAAGTTTTTCGATCATGAAGAATTGAAAGGAATGGGTATTGATGAGCATTTGTTAGACAACCCTAAATTTGTCGCAGCCGATGCTGTGTTAGATGATTTGGACCAGTTTGACGCTCGTTTTTTCAACATTTCACCACGAGAAGCAGAAATTACAGATCCGCAACAGCGCTTGTTCTTGGAAGCAAGCTGGGAAGTAATGGAGAAAGCGGGTTACGCACCAGAAAAGTATGACGGTGTAGTCGGCGTATATGCTGGTACTGCATTGAGCGGTTATATGATGAGAAACCTTAAATCTAATCGCGGCCTCATCGAACGTGTTGGTACATTCAAGACTATGCTGGCAAACGATAAAGATTTCTTATCAACCAAAGTATCTTATCAAATGGGATTAACCGGCCCGAGTGTCAACGTGAATACTCTTTGTTCTTCATCTGCCGTAGCGATTCATTTAGCAGTAGAATCCTTGCTTAACTTTCAAACGGATTTATCGATTGCTGGTGGTGTTTCATTCCAAATTACGCGTAATGAAGCTTTCTTTTATCAGGAAGGCAATATTGGTGCGCCAGATGGACATTGTCGCGCATTTGACGAACGAGCTGCCGGTACTGTAAGTGGCAGTGGTCTAGGTGTTTTAGTATTGAAGCGCTTGGAAGAAGCTGTAGAAGACGGCGACAACATTCTGGCGGTGATCAAAGGAACTGCCATTAACAATGATGGCAGTGATAAAGCAAGTTATACAGCACCAAGTGCAGAGGGACAAGCTTCTGTTATCACAGCAGCACAAGAAATGGCAGGAGTAGAGCCTGAATCAGTCACTTACATTGAAGCTCATGGTACAGGTACTAACTTAGGTGATCCGATTGAGGTTTCTGGTTTGACTAAATCATTCCAACGTCAAACAGAAGAGACTGGGTTCTGTGCTCTGGGATCAGTTAAAACCAACATAGGCCATTTAGTAACTGCGGGTGGTGTAGCTAGTGTTATTAAAACGGTACTGGCTTTGCAACACAGACAGATCCCTGCAAGCTTAAACTTTGAACGACCTAATCCTAAGATCGACTTCGAAAATAGCCCGTTTTTTGTTAATACTGAGCTACGTGAGTGGGAAAGCAGAATGGGTTATCCATTGCGAGCTGGAGTAAGTTCATTCGGTATCGGTGGTACTAACGCGCATATTGTATTGGAAGAAGCGCCAGTAGTTGAAGAGGGCGATCAAGGTCGTTCAGCGCTATTTTTCCCGCTTTCAGCCAAAACAGATACTGCTTTGGACACTATGAAGAAAAACTTAGCTGAGTTTATTTCTAATAATCCAGGGGTGTCACTAGCTGACGTTGCATACACATTACAGGTTGGTCGTAATGACTTTGAACATCGTCAAGGTTTCGTTTCCTCAAATGAGGAACAGTTGTTATCACAGTTACGTGGTGAGAGCTTTGATGGTGTATTTGTCAGTCAGCAGAAGAGCACAGATCGAGCTGTTGTATTCTTATTCCCGGGCCAAGGTTCTCAATATCCAGATATGGCAAAGAGCTTGTATCAAACTGAGGTTGTATTTGCTGAATATGTTGATAACTGTGCCGAAATATTACTGCCTATTTTGGGCGAAGATATTCGTAACGTGATTTTTGGCGACGATAAAGCACTAGTAGAGGAAAAGTTAAGTCAGACTCAGTTCACACAACCGGCCTTGTTTGTCATTGAATACGCACTGGCTAAATTATGGCAACACTGGGGTATCGAACCTGAAGCAATGATGGGGCATTCAATCGGCGAATATGTCGCGGCTTGCCTATCTGGTGTATTTAGTTTAAATGACGCGCTAAATATCGTAGTTAAACGCGGTCAGTTAATGAACGCAATGGCTCCTGGCGCTATGCTTTCAGTTAACCTAGCAGCTTCTGAGGTAACAGAACAACTTTCAGATGATCTTTGGCTAGCAGCTGAGAACAGTGATGGCCTATCTGTGGTATCAGGTACAGAGGCTGCCATTGAACAGCTAGAGGCTAAATTAGCAAAACAGGGTATTGAAGCAAAACGTTTACGTACATCGCATGGTTTCCATTCAGGTATGATGGACCCAGCGTTGGCTGAGTTTACAGCATGTTTAGAGCAAATCGAATTTGCTGAATTGACGATCCCTTTCATCTCTAATGTAACGGGTGATTGGATCACTGCTGAGCAAGCAACTGATGTAAATTACTGGGTAGATCACTTACGTCAACCAGTACAATTTGCAGGTGGACTAACGGTCTTGGCAGAAGATGAAGAGCGTTTATTGTTGGAAGTAGGACCTGGTCAAAGTTTACAGCAGCTTGCTAAGCGTCACTCGGCAGCCAGCAGTTTACGTATGGTGAGCTCTTTACCTGTTGCTAAACAAGCTTCACAGGCTGAGCAGCAGTTGACTAAGGCGGTTGCAAATTTATGGCTTGCTGGGACTAATGTCAGTTGGAGCAGCTACTACGAGACACAAAAACGACTGCGTCTTGAACTACCGACTTATCCATTTGAGCGCCAGCGTTATTGGATTGAAGAGGTACGTGATGGTGACTTCTTGCAAAAGCCTAAACACCAATTTGTTGATAGTCAGCAGCTGGAGCAAACAGCATCAGAAGAATTGGCATCATTAGATGAGTGTAAGTTTGATGTTAAGTTGAACTTTAACGATGAGCAAACTGAAGCGGAAGGGGTACAAGCGGTACAAAACATGCTCGAACTGCGTCAGCGTATTCAGCAGTTATGTGCCGAGTATTTAGACACAAATAAGCTCGAAGTTAATGTGTCGCCTGTAGGTGTTTATGGTCATGGCAGTGCTGAACATGCTGACTCTACATTAAATCAAAGCTTAACGGATCGTCCTAATATTACGACGCCTTATGTTGCTCCGACTACCGAGTTGCAGAAGGAGATTACCGAACATTGGCAACAAATATTGGGGATCAATACGATCGGGATCCATGATAATTTCTTTGATATTGGCGGTAACTCACTACTTGCAGCAACCTTGGTAACTAAGTTACGTACGCGTTTTGATTTTGAAGTCCCTCTGGTTGAGTTATTAGAGTTGCCAACAGTTGAACTGCTATGTGACTTAATAGAAACTAAGATTTGGTTGAAGCAAAATGAACAACAGCAGGAAGAGACTGATGCACAAAGTGATGATATCGAGGAGTTCACACTATGA